Below is a window of Streptomyces sp. WMMB303 DNA.
CGCGGCGAGTTCTACGGCATCCTCGGGCCGAACGGAGCCGGCAAGACGACCACCATGGAACTCCTGGAGGGGCTCCGCGAACCCGACGAGGGAACCGCACACCTGCTGGGATCGCCCTCCTGGCCCCGCGACCCGGCACTGCTGCGCCGGATAGGCGTGCAGCTCCAGGCATCCGCGTTCTTCGAACGGCTGACCGCCCGGGAGCAGATACGCACCTTCGCCGCGCTCTACGGCGTCGAGGAGTCGCACGCCGACCGGATGCTGGAGTCCGTGGGACTCACAGAGAAGGCGGACACCCGGGAGGACAAGCTCTCCGGCGGCCAGGCGCAGCGGCTGTCCATCGCCTGCGCCCTGGTGCACGATCCGGAACTGGTCTTCCTGGACGAGCCCACCACCGGCCTGGACCCGCAGGCCCGGCGCAACCTGTGGGACCTGCTGCGCACCCTCAACTCCTCCGGCCGCACGGTGGTGCTCACCACGCACTACATGGACGAGGCCGAGACGCTGTGCGACCGGGTCGCCGTCATGGACCACGGGAAGGTGCTGCGGGTGGGACCTCCGCGCGCGCTCGTGCAGGAGCTGGAAGTCGACACCCTGGAGGACGTCTTCCTCCAGTTGACGGGGCGGGAGTACCGGGAGTGAGAGCGTTCCTCAATCTGTCGCTGGCGATGACACGCGGGCTGGCCCGCGACCGCGCGGCGGTCTTCTTCACACTGATCTTCCCGCTGATGTTCCTGATGCTCTTCGGCGCGCTCTTCAAGGACCAGGGGGTCGGCAAGTCCGACATCGTGCAGGTCGGCAGCGTCAAGGTGCTCGACGGCCTGCCCGACAAGGAGCGCGCCGGGCTGCGGGACGTCCTGGAGATCGAGAAGACGGACGGTTCGGCCGCGGCCCGCCGCGAGGCCCTGGAGAAGGTCCGCAAGGGCGACGCCGACGCCGCCGTCTTCCAGCGGGACGGCAAGGTGGAGCTGCGCTACTCGGCGGCCGACCAGGTGCGCTCGGGCACCGTACGGGGCGTGCTCAACAGCATCGTCCAGCAGGCCAACCAGCGTGCGACCGGGCAGCCGCCCGCCTTCGCGCTGCAGACCGGCACCGTGGAGGACGAGACCACCAAACCGATCCAGTACCTCACGCCGGGGCTGCTGGGCTGGGCGGTGGCGATGGGCGGTGTCTTCGGCTCCGCCTTCAACCTGGTGAGCTGGCGCCGGAAGCGCATCCTGCGCCGTCTGTGGCTCGCCCCGATCAGTGCGCGCAGCGTGGTCGGCGCCCGGATCGGCGTGAACCTGATGACCGCCTTCGCGCAGACCGCGATCTTCCTGGCGGTCGCCTCGTTGCCCTACTACGGGCTGAAACTCACCGGCGACTGGTGGCTGTGCCTGCCACTGGTGGTCTGCGGCACGCTGGCGTTCATGTCCATCGGACTGCTGGTCGGCTCGTTCGCCAAGACCGAGGAGGCGGCCAACGGGATGGCGCAGCTGATCATCCTCCCCATGGCGTTCCTCTCCGGCGCCTTCTTCCCACTGGACAACGCACCGGGATGGATCCGCGCGGTCAGCGAGTTCCTGCCGCTCAAGCACCTGGCCTCGGCCATGCAGGACGTCCTCACCCGTGGGGAGAGCTGGGGCACCGCGCTGCCCGTCATGGGCGGACTGCTGCTGTTCGCCGCGGTGCTGACGGCGATCGCCGCCCGGGTCTTCCGCTGGGACGCCGCCTGACCCAAAGCGGTACCCGGCTCCGGGCCCGGCGGCACCGGGACGCAACCGTGCGCGGGGCCCGGACGGAGGCGTCGGGGAGGGCCGGTCCTAGGTCCGCGGACCTCCTCCGGGTCGTCTG
It encodes the following:
- a CDS encoding ABC transporter permease, whose amino-acid sequence is MRAFLNLSLAMTRGLARDRAAVFFTLIFPLMFLMLFGALFKDQGVGKSDIVQVGSVKVLDGLPDKERAGLRDVLEIEKTDGSAAARREALEKVRKGDADAAVFQRDGKVELRYSAADQVRSGTVRGVLNSIVQQANQRATGQPPAFALQTGTVEDETTKPIQYLTPGLLGWAVAMGGVFGSAFNLVSWRRKRILRRLWLAPISARSVVGARIGVNLMTAFAQTAIFLAVASLPYYGLKLTGDWWLCLPLVVCGTLAFMSIGLLVGSFAKTEEAANGMAQLIILPMAFLSGAFFPLDNAPGWIRAVSEFLPLKHLASAMQDVLTRGESWGTALPVMGGLLLFAAVLTAIAARVFRWDAA
- a CDS encoding ABC transporter ATP-binding protein — translated: MSNAITADGLRKRYGETRAVDGVSLEVTRGEFYGILGPNGAGKTTTMELLEGLREPDEGTAHLLGSPSWPRDPALLRRIGVQLQASAFFERLTAREQIRTFAALYGVEESHADRMLESVGLTEKADTREDKLSGGQAQRLSIACALVHDPELVFLDEPTTGLDPQARRNLWDLLRTLNSSGRTVVLTTHYMDEAETLCDRVAVMDHGKVLRVGPPRALVQELEVDTLEDVFLQLTGREYRE